From a single Rhodococcus qingshengii JCM 15477 genomic region:
- a CDS encoding SDR family oxidoreductase has product MSGLVDGRVVIITGAGRGIGRAHALAFAAEGAKVVVNDIGAGADGSATGESPAEQVVAEIIAAGGQAVVNGDDVADWAGAENLIKTAIDTFGGLDVLVNNAGFLRDRMLVGMSEGEWDAVIRVHLKGHFAPLRHAAAYWRAEAKAGKTVDARIINTSSGAGLQGSIGQGNYAAAKAGIAEMTIQAAAELKNYGVSVNAIAPAARTRMTVGAGGAMAEAMAAPEEGFDAMAPENISPLVVWLGSAESKDVTGRVFEVEGGKITVAEGWRHGPSEDKGDRWDPKEIGPVVATLLEKAEIPTPVYGA; this is encoded by the coding sequence ATGAGTGGATTGGTCGACGGACGCGTAGTCATCATCACCGGGGCTGGCCGCGGTATCGGACGTGCGCATGCATTGGCATTTGCTGCCGAGGGCGCCAAGGTCGTCGTCAACGACATCGGTGCGGGTGCCGACGGTTCCGCGACCGGTGAGAGTCCGGCCGAGCAGGTTGTCGCGGAGATCATCGCCGCCGGTGGCCAAGCAGTGGTCAACGGAGACGACGTCGCCGACTGGGCGGGCGCCGAGAATCTGATCAAGACCGCGATCGACACCTTCGGTGGCCTGGACGTACTCGTGAACAACGCAGGCTTCCTGCGGGACCGCATGCTGGTCGGTATGAGCGAGGGCGAGTGGGACGCGGTGATCCGCGTGCACCTCAAGGGGCACTTCGCGCCGCTCCGTCACGCAGCTGCCTACTGGCGCGCCGAGGCCAAGGCAGGCAAGACCGTCGACGCACGCATCATCAACACCAGTTCGGGTGCAGGACTGCAGGGTTCGATCGGCCAGGGCAACTACGCCGCGGCCAAGGCCGGCATCGCCGAGATGACCATCCAGGCCGCCGCCGAGCTCAAGAATTACGGAGTCAGTGTCAACGCGATCGCGCCTGCTGCGCGCACACGCATGACTGTCGGCGCGGGCGGGGCGATGGCAGAAGCGATGGCAGCTCCGGAAGAGGGCTTCGACGCCATGGCTCCCGAGAACATCTCGCCGCTGGTCGTCTGGCTCGGTAGCGCCGAGTCCAAGGACGTCACGGGCCGGGTGTTCGAGGTAGAGGGCGGAAAGATCACCGTCGCGGAGGGCTGGCGTCACGGCCCGAGCGAGGACAAGGGAGATCGCTGGGACCCGAAGGAGATCGGGCCCGTCGTGGCAACGCTGTTGGAGAAGGCGGAGATTCCGACGCCGGTGTACGGGGCGTAG
- a CDS encoding GNAT family N-acetyltransferase: MTTHIQDQILDRREITSALVRALERRHEVLDAVVDSKDHQEALTTVAELLGTSEANAEAVLSLKFSALTKAARDRIQGELENLDATLEWTTLDRPASSGQNFTLRPFSDSAEDKALFTIRSAEQLGEDGKPWSEDRIEAERVGGLGRIDDESAAWFVAEDVSGDGPKSVGLVFGELDGQEVNVAIWIAPESRKKGYGTACVKHSRRELAAEFPGTVLVVRAPA; the protein is encoded by the coding sequence ATGACGACGCATATTCAAGATCAAATCCTGGACCGACGCGAGATCACCTCAGCCCTCGTGCGTGCGCTGGAGCGTCGCCACGAGGTGCTGGACGCAGTGGTCGACAGCAAGGACCACCAGGAGGCACTGACCACCGTCGCGGAACTCCTCGGCACGTCGGAAGCAAATGCCGAAGCAGTTCTGAGCCTCAAGTTCAGCGCACTGACCAAGGCAGCGCGCGATCGCATCCAGGGCGAGCTGGAGAATCTCGACGCCACTCTCGAATGGACGACGCTCGATCGTCCCGCGAGCAGCGGGCAGAACTTCACCCTGCGTCCGTTCAGCGACAGCGCAGAAGACAAGGCACTGTTCACGATTCGCTCGGCCGAGCAGCTCGGCGAAGACGGCAAGCCGTGGAGCGAGGATCGGATCGAAGCCGAGCGCGTCGGCGGTCTCGGTCGGATCGACGACGAGAGCGCTGCCTGGTTCGTCGCCGAGGACGTTTCCGGTGACGGCCCGAAGAGCGTCGGCCTGGTATTCGGCGAACTCGACGGCCAAGAGGTGAACGTGGCGATCTGGATCGCGCCGGAATCTCGCAAGAAGGGCTACGGCACAGCCTGCGTGAAGCATTCGCGGCGCGAACTCGCAGCTGAGTTCCCCGGCACCGTGTTGGTGGTTCGGGCGCCCGCGTAG
- a CDS encoding steroid 3-ketoacyl-CoA thiolase — translation MGTPVIVEAVRTPIGKRGGWLAGLHAAEILGAAQKGVLDRSGIDPLLIEQVIGGCVTQAGAQSNNITRTAWLHAGLPWQTGATTVDCQCGSAQQANHLIAGLIATGAIDAGIACGIEAMSQVPLGANVGDQAGPRRPATWDIDMPNQFEAAERIARRRGLTRDDVEALGVRSQALAKQAWEEGRFDREVLELSAPQVDKEGNLTGETKVVNRDQGLRDTTAESLARLKPVLEGGIHTAGTSSQISDGAAAVLLMDEDKARALGLKPRARIIAQALVGSEPEFHLDGPVQATSRVLEKSGMKIGDLDLFEINEAFASVALSWAQVHEPDFDNVNVNGGALALGHPVGSTGSRLITTALHELERRNGSTALITMCAGGALATGTIIERI, via the coding sequence GTGGGCACACCAGTAATCGTCGAGGCTGTCCGTACACCGATCGGCAAGCGCGGAGGTTGGCTCGCCGGTCTGCACGCCGCCGAGATCCTCGGAGCTGCACAAAAGGGAGTTCTCGACCGGTCGGGAATCGACCCGTTGCTGATCGAGCAGGTGATCGGCGGCTGCGTCACCCAGGCCGGCGCTCAGTCCAACAACATCACGCGCACGGCCTGGCTGCACGCCGGACTTCCGTGGCAGACCGGCGCAACCACCGTGGACTGCCAGTGCGGTTCGGCCCAGCAGGCGAACCATCTGATCGCCGGTCTGATCGCCACCGGCGCCATCGACGCCGGTATCGCCTGCGGCATCGAAGCCATGAGCCAGGTTCCCCTCGGCGCCAACGTCGGCGATCAGGCCGGACCGCGCCGACCCGCGACGTGGGACATCGACATGCCCAACCAGTTCGAAGCTGCAGAACGCATCGCGCGTCGACGCGGACTGACCCGCGACGACGTCGAAGCCCTCGGCGTCCGCTCGCAGGCGCTGGCCAAGCAGGCTTGGGAGGAAGGACGTTTCGACCGCGAGGTTCTCGAACTCTCGGCACCCCAGGTCGACAAGGAAGGAAACCTCACGGGCGAGACCAAGGTCGTCAATCGCGATCAGGGCCTGCGCGATACGACGGCGGAGTCCCTTGCCCGACTGAAGCCCGTCCTCGAAGGCGGGATTCACACGGCCGGAACGTCTTCCCAGATCTCCGACGGCGCGGCCGCAGTCCTGCTCATGGACGAGGACAAGGCTCGCGCGCTCGGATTGAAGCCGCGCGCCCGCATCATCGCCCAGGCGCTGGTCGGCTCGGAACCGGAATTCCACCTCGACGGACCGGTGCAGGCAACCAGCCGTGTCCTGGAGAAGAGCGGAATGAAGATCGGCGACCTCGATCTGTTCGAGATCAACGAAGCATTCGCATCCGTCGCACTGTCCTGGGCTCAGGTTCACGAACCTGACTTCGACAACGTCAATGTCAACGGCGGCGCGCTCGCTCTCGGCCATCCGGTCGGCAGCACGGGATCTCGCCTGATCACCACCGCACTGCACGAACTCGAGCGTCGCAACGGCTCGACGGCTCTGATCACGATGTGTGCCGGCGGCGCACTGGCCACCGGAACCATCATCGAGCGTATCTGA
- a CDS encoding nitroreductase family deazaflavin-dependent oxidoreductase, producing MTTPPAKPKGLDAPATVKIIKWMSKANVAMYRATDGRLGSKWRVGSAFPRGLPICLLTTTGRKSGEERISPLLFLEDCENVILVASQGGLPKNPMWYLNIKADPVVTVQIKSRIRSMKARVAAEDERARLWPMLRAMYPDFDNYQAWTDRVIPVIVCEPLKS from the coding sequence ATGACTACTCCCCCAGCCAAACCCAAGGGACTCGACGCTCCGGCGACGGTCAAGATCATCAAGTGGATGTCGAAGGCAAACGTCGCCATGTATCGCGCCACCGACGGGCGGCTGGGTAGCAAGTGGCGGGTCGGCAGCGCGTTCCCTCGCGGGCTGCCGATCTGCCTGCTGACCACCACCGGTCGCAAATCCGGCGAGGAGCGGATCAGTCCGTTGCTGTTCCTCGAGGACTGCGAGAACGTGATTCTGGTGGCGTCGCAAGGCGGTCTTCCGAAGAACCCGATGTGGTACCTCAACATCAAGGCAGACCCGGTGGTGACGGTGCAGATCAAGTCTCGGATCCGCTCGATGAAAGCCCGCGTCGCGGCCGAGGACGAGCGCGCTCGGCTGTGGCCGATGTTGAGGGCGATGTATCCGGATTTCGACAACTATCAGGCCTGGACCGACCGGGTCATTCCCGTCATCGTGTGCGAGCCACTGAAGAGTTAA